Proteins from one Terriglobia bacterium genomic window:
- a CDS encoding TetR/AcrR family transcriptional regulator codes for MASVPNPLTSKGPAAERILKAAKALFAESGFENTSTISIARMAQTSESQLIKHFGSKEGLLEAIFEDGWNHIAQAFGTLEYIPAPSSKLQALVGLILSKLEEDEQLKQLFLLEGRRIRKEGHMVLMTKGFLGLVNTADRLLKEMRDLGQLRSDLNIEGMRSALIGMMEGLLRDRMLSGRIPYASSYTAEDIRKLFLHVLHSFSATPDYLSNHAKPA; via the coding sequence ATGGCATCCGTTCCTAACCCGCTGACTTCCAAAGGCCCCGCTGCCGAGCGCATATTGAAAGCCGCCAAAGCACTATTTGCGGAATCGGGCTTTGAAAACACCAGCACAATTTCAATCGCACGAATGGCGCAAACCAGCGAATCGCAGTTGATTAAGCACTTTGGCAGCAAAGAGGGACTGCTCGAGGCGATATTTGAGGACGGGTGGAACCACATCGCCCAGGCTTTTGGCACTCTGGAATACATCCCGGCTCCTAGTTCCAAATTGCAGGCCCTGGTGGGATTGATTCTCTCCAAGCTGGAAGAAGACGAACAGCTCAAACAATTATTTTTGCTTGAAGGCCGCAGAATCCGCAAAGAAGGCCACATGGTCCTAATGACCAAGGGCTTCCTGGGGCTGGTGAACACGGCGGACAGATTGCTCAAGGAAATGCGCGACCTGGGACAGCTCCGTTCCGATCTGAATATTGAAGGCATGCGCTCCGCGCTGATTGGAATGATGGAAGGACTGTTGCGCGACAGAATGCTCTCCGGCAGAATTCCTTATGCATCGTCCTACACAGCGGAGGACATCCGAAAATTATTTCTTCACGTTCTGCATTCGTTCTCTGCCACTCCCGACTATCTCTCAAACCACGCGAAGCCTGCATAG
- a CDS encoding C39 family peptidase: MARNMPQRLICILCLCGFVFAATHGVWLDVPFIKQEKDGCGAASIAMVMQYWRKQQAKEIDAASDAVEIQRALYSRKDHGVRASDLEHYFQQNGFQTFAFGGKWDDLKQHLEKGRPLIAALKPSSLESSLHFVVVVGIDPAEGVVYLNDAAQRKLLKQDRTSFEKQWSAVGHWTLLALPK; the protein is encoded by the coding sequence ATGGCACGAAATATGCCGCAGAGACTCATTTGTATCCTGTGTCTCTGCGGCTTTGTCTTTGCCGCAACACACGGCGTGTGGCTGGACGTCCCTTTTATTAAGCAGGAAAAAGATGGTTGCGGCGCAGCCAGCATCGCCATGGTGATGCAGTACTGGCGCAAGCAACAGGCCAAGGAAATTGACGCTGCCTCTGATGCGGTGGAAATCCAGCGTGCGCTTTATTCCCGCAAAGACCATGGCGTTCGCGCTTCAGACCTGGAACATTATTTCCAGCAAAACGGCTTCCAGACTTTTGCCTTCGGGGGGAAGTGGGATGATTTGAAACAGCATCTGGAAAAAGGGCGTCCACTGATTGCCGCACTAAAGCCCTCGTCCTTAGAAAGTTCACTGCACTTTGTGGTGGTGGTCGGCATTGATCCTGCTGAAGGAGTGGTTTATCTGAATGATGCCGCGCAGCGCAAGCTTCTGAAGCAGGACCGCACGAGTTTTGAAAAGCAGTGGAGCGCCGTGGGCCATTGGACGCTGCTGGCGCTGCCGAAGTGA
- a CDS encoding tetratricopeptide repeat protein, giving the protein MDAAGAAEVISSRKILRVCVLLVATLGYLHGWAQTNPTPAAKQLFEQERWSDLAQLLQQSPRNNADLDYYYGVALAHLERWAEAGKALSDGQRLAPNDKRFPIELAGVAFKQKKYGEARHDLHRALRLDAKDEYANEFLATVYFLEGNLEAALKYWNRIGKPQVTEVRSEPALKVRPALLDHAFAFAPASTLTLEELLASNFRLRGLEIFSTYKLSLEARPDGKFDAILRAQELNGFGNSKLQALVRIFSGALFEEITPEYYNLHGSGTNIISLARFDTDKRRAVAAINGPLGGSPKWRYRLGADFRNENWTVQTSFTGSSTFLGATNLRRESVGAEITRFVGARWSWTTGVEFSHRDFRNVVPGVALTPELLAKGYQIKQKAQFTYELWRSPEKRLTIFSSGKSQAGRLWSEPGQSFEKLQGAVGMHWYPREQGDDYEMQWRAHAGKTFGQIPFDELFLLGVDRDNDLPLRAHIGTRHGEKGSAPLGRNYFLSNWESDRHVYSNGILTVKLGPFLDTGKILDSSAALGPHKWLFDLGPQAKLNVLGVGVVLLYGKDLRTGNNAFYTDVTW; this is encoded by the coding sequence TTGGACGCTGCTGGCGCTGCCGAAGTGATAAGTTCACGAAAAATTCTTCGCGTTTGCGTGCTGCTGGTGGCAACGCTGGGCTATTTGCACGGCTGGGCGCAGACAAATCCCACGCCCGCAGCCAAACAACTTTTTGAGCAGGAGAGATGGAGCGATCTGGCGCAGCTATTGCAGCAATCGCCCCGCAACAATGCCGATCTTGATTATTACTATGGTGTCGCGCTGGCGCACCTTGAGCGCTGGGCGGAAGCGGGCAAAGCACTCTCTGACGGCCAGCGGCTTGCTCCAAACGATAAGCGCTTTCCGATCGAGCTGGCCGGCGTGGCGTTTAAGCAGAAGAAATATGGTGAGGCCCGGCATGATCTCCATCGCGCGTTGCGGCTTGATGCGAAGGATGAGTACGCCAATGAATTTCTGGCGACGGTTTATTTCCTTGAAGGCAATCTGGAGGCGGCGCTCAAGTATTGGAACCGCATAGGGAAGCCACAGGTCACTGAGGTGCGAAGCGAGCCGGCGTTAAAAGTGCGTCCGGCGCTGCTGGACCATGCGTTCGCTTTTGCGCCCGCCAGCACGTTGACGCTGGAGGAATTGCTGGCCAGCAACTTTCGGCTGCGCGGCCTGGAAATTTTTTCCACGTACAAGCTGAGTCTAGAAGCGCGGCCTGACGGAAAGTTTGACGCAATCCTTCGCGCGCAGGAGCTGAATGGTTTTGGCAACAGCAAGCTTCAGGCGCTGGTCCGCATCTTCAGCGGAGCACTTTTTGAAGAGATTACGCCGGAGTATTACAACCTGCATGGCTCGGGCACGAACATTATTTCGCTGGCGCGGTTCGATACCGATAAGCGTCGCGCGGTGGCTGCGATCAACGGGCCGCTTGGAGGAAGCCCGAAATGGCGCTACCGCTTGGGCGCGGACTTCCGCAATGAAAACTGGACCGTGCAAACGTCTTTCACTGGATCAAGCACGTTCCTGGGCGCGACGAACCTTCGGCGGGAAAGCGTGGGCGCGGAGATCACGCGGTTTGTGGGCGCGCGCTGGAGTTGGACAACCGGCGTGGAGTTTTCACACAGGGATTTCCGCAACGTTGTTCCCGGCGTGGCGTTGACGCCGGAATTGCTGGCCAAGGGCTACCAGATCAAGCAGAAAGCGCAGTTCACGTATGAGCTATGGCGGTCGCCGGAAAAACGCCTGACCATTTTCAGCAGCGGCAAGTCCCAGGCGGGACGCTTATGGTCGGAACCGGGGCAGTCTTTTGAAAAATTGCAAGGCGCAGTTGGCATGCACTGGTATCCGCGCGAGCAGGGTGACGATTATGAAATGCAATGGCGCGCGCATGCCGGCAAGACGTTTGGACAAATACCGTTCGATGAACTATTCCTGCTGGGCGTGGACCGTGACAATGATTTGCCTTTGCGGGCGCACATTGGAACGCGCCATGGGGAGAAAGGCAGCGCGCCGTTGGGACGGAATTATTTTCTTTCCAACTGGGAAAGCGATAGACACGTGTATTCGAACGGAATTCTGACGGTGAAGCTGGGGCCGTTTCTGGATACGGGCAAGATACTGGATTCATCGGCAGCACTTGGTCCGCATAAATGGTTGTTTGATCTTGGCCCGCAGGCGAAGCTGAATGTGCTGGGAGTGGGCGTGGTGTTGCTTTACGGGAAAGACCTGCGCACGGGGAACAACGCGTTTTATACGGATGTAACGTGGTAA
- a CDS encoding class I SAM-dependent methyltransferase, with protein MAEGVKDFYDQLAGSYHLIFEDWEVSIRRQAAILGAILERECGTPARVKVLDCACGIGTQALGLAKLGFQVTACDLSPSAVERTRMEADKRGLSVRTFAADMLNLTEVPDGEFDAVICMDNALPHLESEQQLFQAVTQMRRKLRLGALFMASIRDYDSLVREKPMVQGPNFYSGEEGRRIVHQVWDWLDDRRYTFHLYITREIQDEWESQHYVSNYRSIMRDELSEILARSGFSGCRWIRADESGFYQPIVLAKAKSTTL; from the coding sequence ATGGCTGAAGGAGTTAAAGATTTCTACGATCAGTTGGCCGGCAGCTACCATCTTATCTTTGAAGATTGGGAAGTTTCAATCCGTCGCCAAGCCGCAATCCTTGGAGCTATCCTTGAACGCGAGTGCGGCACTCCGGCGAGAGTAAAAGTCCTAGATTGCGCATGCGGAATTGGAACCCAAGCATTGGGTCTGGCCAAGCTGGGCTTTCAAGTCACCGCCTGCGATCTGAGTCCCTCCGCTGTGGAACGAACCCGCATGGAAGCTGACAAAAGAGGACTGAGCGTGCGGACCTTCGCCGCAGACATGCTGAATCTAACGGAAGTCCCGGATGGAGAATTCGACGCGGTTATCTGCATGGACAACGCCCTTCCGCATCTTGAGAGCGAGCAACAACTATTTCAGGCAGTAACCCAGATGCGGCGAAAATTGCGGCTTGGCGCGCTCTTCATGGCCAGCATAAGGGATTATGACAGTCTGGTGCGCGAGAAGCCGATGGTACAAGGACCCAATTTTTATTCTGGCGAAGAAGGCCGACGGATTGTCCATCAAGTATGGGATTGGCTGGATGATCGCCGGTACACTTTTCATCTTTATATAACCAGGGAAATCCAAGACGAATGGGAATCCCAGCATTATGTTTCGAACTATCGCTCGATTATGAGGGATGAATTGAGCGAAATTCTGGCAAGATCAGGATTCTCTGGGTGCCGCTGGATTCGTGCTGATGAGAGCGGATTTTACCAACCCATCGTACTGGCGAAAGCTAAGAGCACGACTCTCTAA